In one Vulgatibacter incomptus genomic region, the following are encoded:
- a CDS encoding glycerate kinase type-2 family protein, protein MNQRDMLRNQLIEIFEAAVASLAGDLLVREAIARHRESLPADPRSIAVIALGKAAGPMARGALDALGPLAGIVAGPPGTRVPGAFEVVEGDHPVPGPRSIRAGIRLLAFARQLHREQTALVLLSGGASALAEALPSSLSLLDLARTNRLLLGAGAPIDEINVIRKHLSRTKGGRLAAASEAGRIELLAISDVSGDDPAVIGSGPFSPDPSTYEDAREIVRRRGIEDELPEAVKAILEAAEDESPKPRNPIFNRLHTRILAGPARLAEVAMAEAARRGFEAEAWPGFVDGDVEDVAARYLAWLDGAKGKRRLLVASAEPTVTLPAHPGRGGRSQQLALLMATALGRRPDLRVTFLAAGTDGRDGVSDHAGAVVDSDTARRAQAAGFDLDEALAWAASEAACDAVGAALPCFDSPTNLADLHLLAVE, encoded by the coding sequence ATGAACCAACGGGACATGCTGCGAAACCAGCTCATCGAGATCTTCGAGGCGGCGGTCGCGTCGCTGGCGGGAGATCTCCTGGTCCGGGAGGCGATCGCCCGCCACCGGGAGTCGCTCCCCGCGGACCCGCGGTCGATCGCGGTGATCGCCCTCGGGAAGGCGGCGGGGCCGATGGCGCGCGGCGCGCTGGACGCGCTGGGGCCGCTGGCCGGGATCGTCGCAGGGCCGCCGGGGACGCGGGTGCCGGGGGCGTTCGAGGTGGTGGAGGGCGACCACCCGGTGCCCGGGCCGAGATCGATCCGCGCGGGGATCCGCCTCCTTGCGTTCGCGCGGCAGCTCCACCGCGAGCAGACCGCGCTGGTGCTGCTCTCCGGCGGCGCATCGGCGCTGGCGGAGGCGCTGCCGTCGAGCCTCTCGCTGCTGGATCTCGCCCGAACCAACCGCCTCCTGCTGGGCGCGGGGGCGCCGATCGACGAGATCAACGTGATCCGCAAGCACCTCTCGCGGACGAAGGGAGGACGACTGGCCGCGGCGTCCGAGGCCGGGCGGATCGAGCTCCTGGCGATCTCGGACGTCTCCGGGGACGATCCCGCGGTGATCGGGAGCGGCCCGTTCTCTCCAGATCCCTCGACCTACGAGGACGCCCGGGAGATCGTCCGGCGGAGGGGGATCGAGGACGAGCTGCCGGAGGCCGTGAAGGCGATCCTCGAGGCGGCCGAGGACGAGAGCCCGAAGCCGCGCAATCCGATCTTCAACCGATTGCACACCCGGATCCTCGCGGGGCCCGCCCGGCTCGCCGAGGTGGCGATGGCGGAGGCCGCCAGGCGCGGCTTCGAGGCGGAGGCCTGGCCCGGCTTCGTCGACGGCGACGTGGAGGACGTGGCGGCGCGCTACCTGGCGTGGCTGGACGGCGCAAAGGGCAAGCGGCGCTTGCTGGTGGCCTCGGCCGAGCCGACGGTGACGCTCCCGGCCCACCCGGGACGCGGCGGGCGGTCGCAGCAGCTCGCGCTGCTGATGGCGACGGCGCTCGGCCGCAGGCCGGATCTCCGCGTGACCTTCCTCGCGGCGGGTACCGACGGCCGCGACGGCGTGAGCGACCACGCGGGCGCGGTGGTCGACTCGGACACCGCGCGCCGCGCGCAGGCCGCGGGCTTCGACCTGGACGAGGCGCTGGCCTGGGCGGCGAGCGAAGCGGCTTGCGACGCTGTCGGCGCCGCGCTCCCGTGCTTCGACAGCCCGACCAACCTCGCCGACCTGCACCTGCTCGCCGTCGAATGA
- the fmt gene encoding methionyl-tRNA formyltransferase: protein MSEPRLRSVFFGTPDFAVPIAEATAAVTDLVAVVTQPDRPKGRGRELASPPVKELALARGLPVFQPAKLRDGVLAAELERLKPDVAVVAAYGRILPKDLLDLPRFGCVNVHGSILPKYRGAAPIQWAIASCEAETGVTMMRMDEGLDTGDMLAILTIPIGPDDTGGSMHDKLAVLGGEIIREELPRYLSGALKAVPQDHASATMAPILSREQGRLDFTLPARILDCRIRGFSPWPGAFTSLDGGLLKVIRAKAAESPEPAAAPGTVVSLRPLLIAASEGSALELVEVQPEGRRVMTAAELVAGRRIELGKRLGSEERGA, encoded by the coding sequence ATGAGCGAGCCGCGTCTTCGCAGCGTCTTCTTCGGCACCCCGGACTTCGCAGTGCCCATCGCGGAGGCCACCGCCGCGGTGACGGATCTGGTGGCAGTGGTGACGCAGCCGGATCGGCCGAAGGGCCGCGGGCGCGAGCTGGCGTCTCCCCCGGTGAAGGAGCTGGCGCTGGCGCGCGGACTGCCGGTCTTCCAGCCGGCGAAGCTGCGCGACGGCGTGCTGGCGGCGGAGCTCGAGCGCCTGAAGCCGGACGTGGCGGTGGTGGCGGCCTACGGGAGGATCCTGCCGAAGGATCTCCTCGACCTGCCGCGCTTCGGCTGCGTGAACGTGCACGGCTCGATCCTCCCGAAGTACCGCGGCGCCGCGCCGATCCAGTGGGCGATCGCGAGCTGCGAGGCCGAGACCGGCGTCACCATGATGCGGATGGACGAAGGCCTGGACACCGGCGACATGCTGGCCATCCTGACGATCCCCATCGGCCCGGACGACACGGGCGGCTCGATGCACGACAAGCTCGCCGTCCTCGGCGGCGAGATCATCCGCGAAGAGCTCCCGCGCTACCTCTCGGGCGCACTGAAGGCGGTGCCGCAGGATCACGCGAGCGCGACGATGGCGCCGATCCTGAGCCGCGAGCAGGGCCGCCTCGACTTCACGCTCCCGGCGCGGATCCTCGACTGCCGGATCCGAGGCTTCTCGCCCTGGCCCGGAGCGTTCACCTCCCTCGACGGCGGCCTCCTGAAGGTCATCCGCGCGAAGGCGGCCGAGTCGCCCGAGCCGGCGGCGGCGCCCGGGACGGTGGTCTCCCTGCGCCCGCTGCTGATCGCCGCCAGCGAAGGCTCGGCGCTGGAGCTGGTCGAGGTACAGCCCGAGGGGCGGCGGGTGATGACCGCGGCGGAGCTCGTCGCCGGCAGGCGGATCGAGCTCGGCAAGCGCCTCGGTTCCGAGGAGCGCGGCGCGTGA
- a CDS encoding enoyl-CoA hydratase/isomerase family protein yields the protein MSEEILHRRREGDVEILSFNRPSSRNALTPELADALAGALDDAKMNPAVRAVVLTGNGGSFCSGIDLSGVMGMFAEDPSPAKRRALSKRVLAGQLHAAIRALWELPKPTVAAVEGGAAGFGLDLACACDLRVIARDAKLSYTFTRRGLVPDGGTGHYLPRMIGLGRALELVLLGEPFDGTRALELGLANRVADGASTLPAAVELAARLGANAPLAMAAAKARLKANDSYAEELSQVIELAAVGVGSDDALEGIAAFLEKRPPRFKGA from the coding sequence ATGTCTGAAGAAATCTTGCACAGGCGCCGCGAGGGCGACGTCGAGATCCTCTCGTTCAACCGCCCGTCCTCCCGGAACGCGCTGACGCCGGAGCTCGCGGACGCCCTCGCCGGGGCGCTGGACGACGCGAAGATGAACCCCGCCGTCCGCGCGGTGGTCCTCACGGGCAACGGCGGCAGCTTCTGCTCCGGCATCGACCTCTCCGGCGTGATGGGGATGTTCGCAGAGGATCCCTCGCCCGCGAAGCGCCGCGCCCTGTCGAAGCGGGTGCTGGCGGGCCAGCTCCACGCCGCGATCCGCGCGCTCTGGGAGCTGCCGAAGCCTACCGTGGCGGCGGTGGAGGGCGGGGCCGCGGGCTTTGGACTGGACCTCGCCTGCGCCTGCGACCTGCGCGTGATCGCCCGCGACGCGAAGCTCTCCTACACCTTCACCCGGCGGGGCCTGGTGCCGGACGGCGGAACGGGGCACTACCTGCCGCGGATGATCGGCCTCGGCCGCGCGCTGGAGCTGGTGCTCCTGGGGGAGCCCTTCGACGGGACGCGCGCCCTCGAGCTGGGTCTCGCGAACCGGGTGGCGGACGGCGCCTCGACGCTGCCTGCGGCGGTGGAGCTCGCGGCGCGCCTCGGCGCGAACGCGCCCCTCGCGATGGCCGCGGCGAAGGCCCGCTTGAAGGCGAACGACAGCTACGCGGAAGAGCTCTCGCAGGTGATCGAGCTCGCCGCGGTCGGCGTCGGGAGCGACGACGCGCTCGAAGGCATCGCCGCCTTCCTCGAGAAGCGTCCGCCCCGTTTCAAGGGCGCGTAG